Proteins encoded by one window of Clostridium bornimense:
- a CDS encoding M42 family metallopeptidase, translating into MNISINKQYILDTAKEILTFDSPTGFCFDIIKLIEDKVRQFGYDFETTNKGCGIITVPGGSNEKVIGLSAHVDTLGAMVRSITSNGTLKFTLLGGPIVPTLDSEYCKIRTRDGKIYTGTFLSTSPSVHVYDDAASKKRDLDNMEVRIDEVVSNKEEVEALGICPGDFIFIDPKTTITESGFIKSRFIDDKGSVSALMGLLELISRENIIPKYTTKIFISTYEEVGHGSSYIPQDITEMIAVDMGCIGSDLSCTEYDVSICAKDSTGPYDYNMVTKLVNLAKDNNISYAVDIYPRYGSDVGAALKGGNDIRGALIGPGVHASHGMERTHYSAIENTIKLLYLYLV; encoded by the coding sequence ATGAATATTTCAATAAATAAACAATATATACTAGATACAGCAAAAGAGATTTTAACCTTTGATAGTCCAACAGGTTTCTGTTTTGATATTATAAAACTTATAGAAGATAAAGTTAGACAGTTTGGATATGATTTTGAGACTACAAATAAAGGTTGCGGAATTATTACTGTGCCTGGAGGCAGCAATGAAAAAGTTATAGGATTATCAGCTCATGTAGATACTTTAGGAGCTATGGTAAGGTCTATAACATCGAATGGAACATTAAAATTTACATTGCTTGGAGGTCCGATAGTTCCTACGTTAGATTCAGAGTATTGTAAAATAAGAACAAGAGATGGGAAAATATATACTGGAACTTTTTTAAGTACGAGTCCTTCAGTTCATGTTTACGATGATGCAGCGAGTAAGAAACGTGACTTAGATAATATGGAAGTTAGAATAGATGAGGTTGTATCAAATAAAGAAGAAGTTGAAGCATTAGGAATATGCCCAGGTGATTTCATTTTTATAGATCCGAAAACTACTATAACAGAAAGTGGGTTTATAAAATCTAGGTTTATAGATGATAAAGGAAGTGTGTCAGCATTAATGGGATTATTAGAACTTATCAGTAGAGAAAATATAATTCCGAAATATACTACTAAAATATTTATATCTACTTATGAAGAAGTTGGACATGGATCATCGTATATACCACAAGACATAACAGAAATGATAGCTGTAGATATGGGATGTATTGGTTCTGATTTATCATGTACAGAATATGATGTGTCAATATGTGCTAAAGATTCAACAGGACCATATGATTATAATATGGTGACTAAACTTGTGAATTTAGCTAAAGATAATAATATTAGTTACGCAGTAGATATATATCCTAGATATGGGTCAGATGTAGGAGCAGCATTAAAAGGTGGAAATGATATTAGAGGAGCTCTTATAGGACCAGGTGTTCATGCTTCACATGGAATGGAAAGAACACATTATAGTGCTATTGAAAACACTATCAAGTTGTTATATTTATACTTAGTGTAA
- a CDS encoding DMT family transporter: protein MKKGFIYIGITTFLFSTMEIALKTISENFNPIQLNFSRFLIGGIILLPFALKALKSKKISLTPKDIKTFSLLGLTCVVISMTFYQLAVMNTKASVVSVLFSCNPIFVMIFAYIVLKEKIYKHNIIALVLELLGIIVIINPLNTKLSITGIILTLLAAITFAIYGVLGKKSCAKFGGIVVTCFSFILGGLEMLILSLLSHLNIISDVLKSLNLNKFAEIPILSGYTLDTLPNVLYVFICVTGIGYALYFKAMEVTSANTTSLVFFFKPILSPILALIILKEVIPLNMILGIIFILIGSLASLLPPLINERHKNLSY, encoded by the coding sequence TTGAAAAAAGGATTCATCTATATTGGAATTACTACTTTTCTATTTAGTACTATGGAAATTGCTTTAAAAACTATTTCCGAGAATTTTAATCCTATCCAACTTAATTTCAGTAGATTTTTAATCGGCGGCATAATCTTACTACCTTTTGCCCTAAAAGCATTAAAATCAAAAAAAATTTCACTTACACCTAAAGATATAAAGACTTTTTCATTACTTGGCCTTACATGTGTAGTAATAAGTATGACTTTTTATCAGTTAGCTGTAATGAATACTAAAGCTTCTGTCGTTTCTGTTTTATTTAGCTGCAACCCTATCTTTGTAATGATCTTTGCATATATAGTGTTAAAAGAAAAAATTTATAAGCATAATATAATTGCATTAGTCTTAGAATTATTAGGTATTATAGTAATCATTAATCCACTAAACACTAAATTATCTATAACTGGCATAATCTTAACACTATTAGCTGCAATTACATTTGCAATCTATGGTGTCCTAGGAAAAAAATCTTGTGCTAAATTTGGAGGAATTGTTGTAACTTGTTTTAGTTTTATACTAGGAGGCTTAGAAATGCTAATTCTTTCTTTATTAAGTCATTTAAATATTATCTCTGATGTATTAAAAAGCTTGAATCTTAACAAATTTGCTGAAATTCCTATTTTAAGTGGCTATACTCTTGATACTCTTCCAAATGTTTTATATGTATTCATCTGTGTAACTGGCATTGGATATGCTCTATATTTTAAAGCTATGGAAGTAACTTCAGCCAATACTACATCTTTAGTGTTTTTCTTTAAACCAATTTTATCACCTATACTTGCTCTAATTATTCTAAAAGAAGTTATTCCACTAAATATGATTTTAGGAATTATTTTTATCTTAATAGGCTCATTAGCATCATTACTTCCTCCTCTTATTAATGAACGTCATAAAAATTTATCTTATTAA
- the dhaS gene encoding dihydroxyacetone kinase transcriptional activator DhaS — protein sequence MSLSTKQQLANALKVLMLTKSLEKITIKDIVAHCGVNRQTFYYHFKDIYDLLRWIYKTEAIGSILDYKTYETWQQGFLKIFQYVEDNKEFCMNTFHSMGRDHLEDFLHSEVFSLVLNVVNEISTEYPIADDSKRFIADFYTFAFIGLLTSWMKTGMKEKPCEIIKKLEKLINGTIKRAIYKY from the coding sequence ATGTCTCTCAGCACCAAACAACAATTGGCTAATGCATTAAAAGTTTTAATGTTAACAAAGTCTCTCGAAAAGATTACCATAAAAGACATAGTAGCTCATTGTGGTGTAAATCGTCAAACTTTTTACTATCACTTTAAAGATATATATGACCTACTCCGATGGATATACAAAACAGAAGCTATAGGTAGTATTTTGGACTATAAAACCTACGAAACATGGCAACAAGGTTTTCTTAAAATATTTCAATATGTTGAAGATAATAAAGAGTTTTGCATGAATACCTTTCATTCTATGGGAAGAGATCATCTTGAAGATTTTCTACATAGCGAAGTTTTTTCTCTTGTGTTAAATGTAGTAAATGAAATATCTACGGAATATCCTATTGCTGATGATTCTAAACGTTTTATCGCAGATTTTTATACTTTTGCTTTTATCGGACTTTTGACCTCTTGGATGAAAACAGGAATGAAAGAAAAACCCTGTGAGATAATAAAAAAATTAGAAAAACTAATTAATGGTACTATAAAACGAGCTATATACAAATATTAA
- a CDS encoding HAD family hydrolase translates to MLKDIQGAIFDMDGTLIDSMWVWLKVDIDYLKKRNIPMPENLKSEIEHLSFIDCARYFKKTFSLPETIDEIMEEWNTMAYTEYLENVQVKEGVPTFLKNLKASGTKLALATSNCRPLLEVALKKFEIYDLFDAIVITDEVGKPKSEPDVFLKAAELIGVEPSNCVVFEDILPAVKSAKKAGMKVVAISDDSSLYQREEIKLNADKFIKEYSELEDVI, encoded by the coding sequence ATGCTAAAAGACATACAAGGAGCTATATTTGACATGGACGGAACTCTAATCGATTCTATGTGGGTATGGCTTAAGGTTGATATAGATTATTTAAAGAAAAGAAATATTCCTATGCCAGAAAACTTAAAATCGGAAATTGAACATTTAAGTTTTATAGATTGTGCTAGATATTTTAAAAAAACATTTTCACTTCCAGAAACCATAGATGAGATTATGGAAGAATGGAATACAATGGCCTATACTGAATATCTAGAAAATGTACAAGTTAAAGAAGGCGTTCCTACATTTTTAAAGAATCTTAAAGCTTCCGGAACAAAACTTGCATTAGCTACAAGCAATTGTAGACCTTTATTAGAAGTAGCTCTTAAAAAATTTGAAATATATGATTTGTTTGATGCTATTGTTATAACTGATGAAGTTGGAAAGCCAAAATCAGAGCCTGATGTATTTTTAAAAGCTGCTGAACTTATAGGTGTAGAACCTTCTAACTGTGTAGTATTTGAAGATATATTACCAGCAGTAAAAAGTGCTAAAAAAGCTGGTATGAAAGTAGTTGCTATCTCTGATGATTCTTCTCTATATCAAAGAGAAGAAATTAAACTAAATGCGGACAAGTTTATAAAGGAATATTCTGAACTTGAAGATGTAATTTAG
- a CDS encoding phosphotransferase has product MNVAINNLLFSAFHNKCDISTIIPIGGLNNDNFKITYNNFNYFVRISSSSYIYNDINEETNILKKASDLNISPSVIYFDSSTRNLLMDWIDGRMPTEKESNSETFITLLTKKLKTLHSLTSTNVFNPFAEIRKIIFSNKDYFFNTVPYILDLLKNLDIIEAHVKNSYMEGLCHNDLNPSNILLTDKSLYIVDYEFAARGDIFFDLATIAWLLEDSSRKLLIKKYFGYYSEAYYDKLIKYIYVVKMYNGCWSLVKSLNNNKDYDFKTGAEVIFNELSHS; this is encoded by the coding sequence ATGAATGTAGCAATAAATAATTTACTTTTTTCTGCCTTTCATAATAAATGCGATATTTCTACTATAATTCCTATTGGAGGCTTAAATAATGATAATTTTAAAATAACCTATAATAATTTTAATTATTTTGTACGTATTTCTTCATCATCATATATCTATAATGATATTAATGAAGAAACTAACATATTAAAAAAAGCTAGTGATCTTAATATCTCTCCATCGGTTATATATTTCGATTCTTCAACTAGAAATCTATTAATGGACTGGATCGATGGTAGAATGCCAACAGAAAAAGAATCTAATAGTGAAACCTTTATAACTTTATTAACTAAAAAACTTAAAACTCTTCATAGCTTAACTTCAACAAATGTATTTAATCCCTTTGCTGAAATAAGAAAAATAATTTTCTCTAACAAAGATTACTTTTTTAATACCGTTCCATATATTTTAGATCTTTTAAAAAATTTAGATATCATAGAAGCTCATGTTAAAAATTCATATATGGAAGGTTTATGTCATAATGACTTGAACCCATCAAATATTTTATTAACAGATAAAAGCTTATATATCGTTGATTATGAATTTGCTGCTAGAGGTGATATTTTCTTTGACCTAGCCACAATAGCATGGCTATTAGAAGACAGTTCTAGAAAACTTTTAATAAAAAAATACTTCGGATATTACTCCGAAGCATACTATGATAAACTTATTAAATATATTTATGTTGTTAAAATGTATAACGGATGTTGGTCACTAGTAAAATCCCTAAATAACAATAAAGATTATGACTTTAAAACAGGGGCAGAAGTTATTTTTAATGAGCTGTCGCACTCTTAA
- a CDS encoding FeoA family protein: MIMPMTAAKEGNIVQVKAIAKKDGLTKRLSELGIISGNHIKIIKNDGRSLIVAIEESRFALDNNLAKDIMIAI, translated from the coding sequence ATGATAATGCCAATGACTGCTGCAAAAGAAGGAAATATAGTACAAGTTAAAGCCATAGCAAAGAAAGATGGATTAACAAAGAGACTTTCGGAGCTTGGAATTATATCGGGAAATCATATAAAAATAATTAAAAATGATGGTAGAAGTTTAATTGTAGCTATTGAGGAAAGTAGATTTGCTTTAGATAATAATTTAGCTAAAGATATAATGATTGCGATATAA
- a CDS encoding FeoA family protein translates to MKTLEQLNIGDKMIVKNLSKESTVRRRLLDMGITPGVSLEVTGKAPFGDPIEILVRGYKLSLRKNEAESVMGE, encoded by the coding sequence ATGAAAACTTTGGAGCAATTAAATATTGGAGATAAGATGATAGTTAAGAATTTAAGTAAAGAAAGCACAGTAAGAAGAAGACTATTAGACATGGGAATAACACCTGGAGTTTCTCTAGAGGTTACGGGAAAGGCTCCATTTGGAGATCCTATAGAAATTTTAGTAAGAGGCTATAAACTTAGTCTTAGAAAAAATGAAGCAGAAAGTGTAATGGGAGAATAG
- a CDS encoding carbohydrate-binding domain-containing protein: MKRKFLSILIVIMLAVSISACSKNSDSTSGNDNIVTTVDTSSDVVIDKDSVDTFINFNNNSINVEGDGTTVDGSTVTINSGGTYCLQGTLDDGQVIVNSADEENVYLLLAETNITCSDNAPIYVVKAKNTILTLAEGSVNYITDGTEYKLEDANSNEPNAAIYSKDDLTINGKGSLIVNGNYNNGITSKDDLKITGGNITVNATHDGIRGKDSVKIKDGTIIVNAKGDGIKANNSTDSEKGYVLMENGTVEITADEDGIQAEGDGIDANGSVYIKDGVVIVNGPEDNGNGALDYDGTFEISGGTLIAAGSTGMAQSPSTTSSQGAINVMLPSQTEDTIVSVQSESGNEIVTFKPSKKYQSVIVSTPDIKNGSKYIVSYGGSTSSDNKDGLYTNGSYSGGTQLSSFTLSSNVMTVSKNGASVGGNGMNGGGMPQGGRR, translated from the coding sequence ATGAAAAGAAAGTTTTTAAGTATTTTAATTGTAATTATGCTAGCCGTTTCTATTTCGGCATGTTCAAAAAATTCAGATAGTACGTCAGGGAATGATAATATTGTAACTACAGTAGATACATCATCAGATGTAGTTATAGATAAAGATAGTGTAGATACATTTATAAATTTTAATAATAATTCTATAAATGTAGAGGGGGATGGTACTACAGTTGATGGAAGTACAGTTACTATAAATTCAGGAGGTACATATTGTCTGCAAGGAACTTTAGATGATGGGCAAGTGATAGTAAACTCTGCAGATGAAGAAAATGTATACTTACTATTAGCTGAAACAAATATAACTTGTAGTGATAATGCTCCTATATATGTAGTGAAGGCAAAAAACACAATTTTAACATTGGCAGAAGGTAGTGTAAATTATATTACTGATGGAACAGAATACAAATTAGAAGATGCGAACTCTAATGAACCTAATGCAGCTATATATAGTAAGGATGATCTTACTATTAACGGAAAAGGAAGTTTAATAGTTAATGGTAACTATAATAATGGTATAACTAGCAAAGATGATTTGAAAATAACAGGAGGAAATATAACTGTTAATGCTACTCATGATGGCATTAGAGGAAAAGATTCAGTAAAAATTAAAGATGGAACAATTATAGTAAATGCTAAAGGTGATGGAATAAAGGCTAATAACAGCACTGATAGTGAAAAAGGATATGTACTAATGGAAAATGGTACAGTAGAAATTACTGCTGATGAAGATGGTATACAAGCAGAAGGAGATGGTATTGATGCTAATGGATCAGTTTATATTAAAGATGGAGTAGTTATAGTAAATGGTCCAGAAGATAACGGAAATGGAGCTTTAGATTATGATGGTACATTTGAAATAAGTGGAGGAACATTAATTGCAGCAGGAAGTACAGGAATGGCACAAAGTCCAAGTACAACATCTAGCCAAGGTGCTATAAATGTGATGTTACCATCACAAACAGAAGATACAATTGTAAGTGTACAATCAGAAAGTGGAAATGAAATAGTGACTTTCAAGCCATCTAAAAAATATCAATCAGTAATTGTATCTACACCGGATATTAAAAATGGATCTAAATATATCGTTTCATATGGAGGAAGTACAAGTAGCGATAATAAAGATGGATTATATACAAATGGATCATATTCTGGAGGTACACAATTAAGTAGTTTTACATTATCAAGTAATGTAATGACAGTATCTAAGAATGGCGCATCAGTTGGAGGAAATGGAATGAATGGCGGCGGAATGCCTCAAGGAGGAAGAAGATAA
- a CDS encoding DUF4956 domain-containing protein yields MLETIIKSTTGESFTFTNSLIVIFTSIILGVVICASYMKIHKEEVYSQGFTTTLIMLPVIISIIILLVGNNVARAFSLAGAFSIIRFRSAPGNSRDIAYIFFTLAVGLACGMGYIGYAIIFTVILCAVMFILNITKFTEPKTKMMTLKITIPEDLNFDGIFDDILNRYTTSWNISRIRTRDFGSLFEINYDLSIKPEINQKQFIDEIRCKNGNLNISLTRGSSGENTF; encoded by the coding sequence ATGTTAGAAACAATAATAAAATCAACAACAGGAGAATCTTTTACTTTTACTAATTCATTAATTGTAATATTTACATCTATTATACTAGGAGTAGTAATCTGTGCATCTTACATGAAAATACACAAGGAAGAAGTATATTCACAAGGTTTTACGACAACTCTTATTATGCTTCCTGTAATAATATCAATAATAATTCTTCTAGTAGGAAATAACGTAGCTAGAGCTTTCAGTTTAGCCGGTGCCTTTTCTATAATAAGGTTTAGAAGTGCTCCCGGAAATTCTAGAGATATTGCCTATATATTTTTCACTTTAGCTGTTGGACTAGCTTGTGGTATGGGATATATAGGATACGCTATTATTTTTACAGTGATATTATGTGCAGTTATGTTCATATTAAATATCACAAAATTTACTGAACCAAAAACTAAAATGATGACTTTAAAAATAACTATCCCAGAAGATTTAAATTTTGATGGAATATTTGATGATATTCTTAATAGATACACTACATCATGGAATATTTCTAGAATAAGAACAAGAGATTTCGGATCATTATTTGAAATAAATTATGATCTTTCAATAAAGCCTGAAATTAATCAAAAACAATTTATTGATGAGATAAGATGTAAAAATGGAAACCTAAATATATCTTTAACACGAGGATCTAGTGGTGAAAATACATTTTAA
- a CDS encoding polyphosphate polymerase domain-containing protein: MIKSFKRYEKKFIISKDQYDQLIPKLLNYMNIDKHCINNTYSIYNIYYDTKNSDVIRHSISKPYYKEKLRLRSYTIPEKNTDTVFLELKKKINGIVSKRRAVLTLEEATNFLKFKEKPECNDYVSKQVIEEIHYYLSHTKIQPTVYIGYERIAFFGKDNSDFRITFDSNITTRRHDLHLQSGMYGQKILPNDEYLMEVKILGSIPLWLTRIFSELKIYNTHFSKYGNEYMNFCKQKNNKIIIAREITC; this comes from the coding sequence TTGATAAAGTCATTCAAACGATATGAAAAGAAATTTATTATAAGTAAAGATCAATATGATCAACTTATACCTAAATTACTTAATTATATGAATATCGATAAACATTGCATTAATAATACTTACTCTATATATAACATATACTATGATACGAAAAACAGTGATGTAATAAGGCATTCTATCTCAAAGCCATATTACAAAGAAAAGCTTAGACTTAGAAGTTATACCATTCCAGAAAAAAATACTGATACGGTTTTTCTAGAACTTAAAAAGAAAATTAATGGTATTGTAAGTAAACGTAGAGCTGTATTAACTCTAGAAGAAGCTACAAACTTCTTAAAATTTAAAGAAAAACCTGAATGTAATGACTATGTAAGTAAACAAGTCATTGAAGAAATTCATTATTATCTATCTCATACAAAAATCCAGCCCACTGTTTATATTGGATATGAAAGAATAGCTTTTTTCGGAAAAGATAATTCCGATTTTAGAATTACATTTGATTCTAATATAACTACAAGGAGACATGATCTCCATTTACAATCTGGTATGTATGGGCAAAAAATTTTGCCTAACGATGAATATCTAATGGAAGTTAAAATCTTAGGTTCAATTCCTCTATGGTTAACTAGAATATTTTCCGAATTAAAGATTTATAACACTCATTTTTCTAAATATGGCAATGAATACATGAACTTTTGTAAACAAAAAAATAATAAAATAATAATAGCGAGGGAAATAACATGTTAG